Below is a genomic region from Campylobacter geochelonis.
CTGTAAGAGTTCTTTTTAGCCAGTTAGCATCATCTCTTTTTGTGTAGTCCTCACGATAATGCGCGCCACGACTCTCTGTTCGTAAAAGCGCTCCATAAGCAACACAAAGTGCAAGTTTTAGCATCTTTGGAGTTCTATAAGCATCTTCAAGCTCTGGGTTAGCAAACGGCTCTTTGTTCTCTACTTTGATATCTAAAGATTTCTTATATAGCTCTTCAAGCTCTTTAACCGCTTTTTCTAATCCCTCGCCTGTTCTAAAGATAGCAACATAATCCCACATAACATCTTTCATGCGATTTTTTATCTCATAAACGTTAAATTTACCCTCTTTACTTAGAAGCTCTTTTATGTAGTTTTCTTCTCTATCAACAAATTTTTGAACATCTTGAGTGTTGATATCTATATCGTGTGATTTACAATAATCAGCAAAATAATCTCCAACTATCATACCAGCAACAACTGTTTCAGCAACTGAGTTTCCACCAAGTCTGTTAAAGCCGTGCATATCCCAACACGCCGCTTCACCAGCTGAGAACAAACCAGCTAAAGTTGGGCTTTCGCCTGTTGGTTTTGTTTTGATTCCACCCATTGAGTAGTGTTGCATAGGAAGAACTGGTGCCCATCCTTTTGGACCTTCATCTGCAGGATCAATACCATTAAAAATTTCGCAAATTTCTTGAACATCGCGTAAGTTTTTTTCTATATGTTCACGACCCAAAATAGAAATATCTAGCCATAAATGCTCTCCATAGATACTTTTTACGCCCTTGCCATTTCTGATATGCTCCATCATACGACGACTTACAACATCTCTACTTGCAAGCTCTTTTTTCTCTGGCTCATAATCAGGCATAAAACGATATCCATCAACATCACGAAGAATTCCGCCATCACCTCTACAACCCTCAGTTAGCAAAATTCCGCTAGGAACGATTGGGGTTGGGTGAAATTGAACCGCTTCCATGTTTCCAAGTTGAGCAACTCCCGTCTCAAGCGCAATCGCAGCTCCAGTTCCCTCACAAATAACAGCATTAGTTGTATGTTTGTAAATTCTACCATAACCACCAGTTGCTATAAGTGTTCCACGAGATACATAAGCTTCTATTGTTCCATCGATTAAGTCTCTTACGATAGCGCCATAGCAACGATTATCTTTATGAATCAAAGCTATAGCTTCTTTTCTATCTCTTATATCAACATTGTGTTTAACGCACTCATTTGCCACACCAAAAAGCATAGTATGACCTGTGGCGTCTGCTGTGTAGCAAGTTCTCCACTTTTTAGTTCCACCAAAGTCTCTTGAGTGGATAAGTCCATTTACCTCTTCTTTTTCTTCGATAGTTGTTTTTTGTGCGTTTATAACCGCACTTCTTTTACCTTTAGTAATTCTAGTCCAAGGAACGCCCCAACTAGCAAGCTCACGAATCGCTTTTGGTGCAGTTTGAACAAACATCCTAGCAACTTCTTGATCGCATCCCCAGTCGCTTCCTTTAACAGTATCTGCAAAGTGAACATCTTCGTTATCGCCCTCACTCATCTTAGAATTTCCAAGACTTGCTTGCATACCGCCTTGTGCTGCAGCTGAGTGTGAACGACGAACTGGACAAAGACTTAAAACTATAGTACTATTTCCCTTTTCAGCAGAAGCAACAGCTGCTCTAAGACCAGCCAAACCACCACCTATAACTAACGAATCACAATAAATTATATTCATATTATATTTCCTTACCTTAACCTAAACTCAACCAAACAACATCTGCAATTACAGAAAGAAGGAAAAAAACGCCCCAAACTATAAAGTTGATTGTTTTGATTAGTTTTCTTCTTGCATGAGCTTCTGCTCTAGTTCCATCTATACTTACCCATTTCATAATCAATCTATATGTTCCAATACTAGCGTGTAAAACTGTAACGATAAGCAAAAGTAGATAAAAGATATGAAGTTGTGAAAATCTTCCTATAGATAAATCTGGAGTAATTTTCTCTCCAAAAACTA
It encodes:
- a CDS encoding fumarate reductase flavoprotein subunit, with translation MNIIYCDSLVIGGGLAGLRAAVASAEKGNSTIVLSLCPVRRSHSAAAQGGMQASLGNSKMSEGDNEDVHFADTVKGSDWGCDQEVARMFVQTAPKAIRELASWGVPWTRITKGKRSAVINAQKTTIEEKEEVNGLIHSRDFGGTKKWRTCYTADATGHTMLFGVANECVKHNVDIRDRKEAIALIHKDNRCYGAIVRDLIDGTIEAYVSRGTLIATGGYGRIYKHTTNAVICEGTGAAIALETGVAQLGNMEAVQFHPTPIVPSGILLTEGCRGDGGILRDVDGYRFMPDYEPEKKELASRDVVSRRMMEHIRNGKGVKSIYGEHLWLDISILGREHIEKNLRDVQEICEIFNGIDPADEGPKGWAPVLPMQHYSMGGIKTKPTGESPTLAGLFSAGEAACWDMHGFNRLGGNSVAETVVAGMIVGDYFADYCKSHDIDINTQDVQKFVDREENYIKELLSKEGKFNVYEIKNRMKDVMWDYVAIFRTGEGLEKAVKELEELYKKSLDIKVENKEPFANPELEDAYRTPKMLKLALCVAYGALLRTESRGAHYREDYTKRDDANWLKRTLTAWKEGDTMPTVTYEPLDIMKMEIPPAFRGYGAKGNIIENPQSQIRQAEVDKIKEELEKEGKGRYEIQDALMPYELQPKFKKPNERVGVGNE